A segment of the Chryseobacterium scophthalmum genome:
CCTGCTATTACTTTCAACAGTTTCTGAATTTGCATCACTGAATCCTCTTTGAGCATTTATAATATCTATTTTTATTAGACCTTTTAAAACATCTCCATCTAATGATATATTATTATCTAACAATTCTTGCTTTTCATCATACTTATCAGGATCAAACAAATAAGTTTTGATTGTAAAATAAGCGCTAAGTTTACGTTCACAAAAATCCCAAAATGTCTTTGGCCATAACTTGAAAGCTTTTCCTTTTTCTTTTGAAAGCTTGTTTGATTTATTATAAAGAGTTACGAATTCTCTAATTAATTCATCCATATCCTTAGGCTCAAATCGTAGCCTAATTCCTAACAGACCTCCTTTCCAATCCAAAGTAGGAATTATATGACTTACATAATGAAGCTCCGAATTTTCAACTTCAATCCATAAATCTAATACTGGAAGATATTCTTCTAATAGTTTTATAGACTTATCTTCTTCCTTCAGCTCATCTGCTTTAATCCAGTTTTCTCCAACCTCATTTAAACTTTTCCAATGACAAAGTGTAAAATCTTGGGGTTTGAAACTTTTTGTTTTAAGGAAAATCATCAAAGCATCCATTGCGGTAGTTTTACCACTATTATTTGCCCCTACAAAAATTGTTTCTTTTTCAGAGAAATCTATTATACAAGATTGTAGTTTCCTGAAATTTTGAATCTGGATAGAATTTATTTTCATGATTTGAGAGCAGTAGTTAGTTTTTATAAATATAATATATTATTCTTTCAAATTCAGATACAAACAAATATAATTAATTATCAATTCACTTAAATAAGGAAAACCATAATGTTAATTCTGCAAATTTTATATGGAAATAATATTTACACTTCATATAAAAATGAACCGCACTGCTAGAAGATATGACATGTGGAACCGTAGAGTTAAAAAACTTAAGCATATTAAGCTCCACTTAAATTTTTAGGGATCTTTAATTTAAGTGATATAACCAATCTATATTATTTCTGCAATTGATTTTTCATTTTGAATTCCATATTTTTATCAAAAAAATAACTATGTCTAAAAAAGCTCTTGTAATTGGAATCAACGATTATAGACATTTTACGAATCTGGATAAATGCATTAATGATGCTACTGCAATTCATGATTTTGTTACTAGTGTCGGTTTTGAATCTGCCCTACTTCTTAACTGTACACAAGCTGATTTAATTGAAGCACTTACACTATTTAAAGAATCATTAGAAGATGACACTGTTTCGCTGATTTATTTCTCAGGACATGGCATTCAAGATGATAAACATAATTATGTAATATTGTCTGACTCCAACGCCAAAACTGACTTAGATATTAGATATAATTGCATTCAGGTCGATGAGTTTTTAATCGAAAAAAAAGAAAAAAATCTTCATTTTATTATTCTTGACGCTTGCCGGGAAGATTTACATATGAAAGGCAAAAAAGGTGGAAGTTTTGGATTAATGAAGATGAATAGTCCTGCCGGAACTCTGATAGCTTTTTCTACAGCCCCTAATACTAATTCAATTGAAAGGGAAACGGATGACAATGGTATTTACACAAAACATCTTTTAAAGAATATGTTAATTCCAAATCTTTCAATTGAAAAGATTTTAAAGCAAACAAGGAACGATGTAATTACAGATACCGATAGCAGACAAATCCCATGGGATGAATCTTCTTTAATAGGTGAAGATTTCTATTTTATATATGAAGATAATGGTATGGAAAACACGATTAACAAAGTATTTTTATCTCAAAAAAATCCCCACATACCAACTTTTTTGCCAATGTTCGAAAAAGAACATATAAGTTCACTTTCATTAGGCAGTCTTCAGTTAGCGCTAACACTTACTAATATTGGATTAGCCCATGAACAGCAAGGATTAACGAAATCCACTATTTCCGTAGATTACCTGATTGACCAAATGGTTGATGTTTATCTTCCAAAATTTGATGAAAGATTATTAGATGAAGATAAATCAAATAATGATTTTGAAATTAACTTGTTGACCCAAATTAAACTTGAGGGTTCAAATTATGGTTTTAATGAATTGGAACCTGCGGAGGATGCATTTCCTCAAATAATTGCTAATTATATTAGCCTAGAAGGTAAAAGAGGGATTCTAAGTTTTTTTCTAACAGCAATTGACGGAAAACATTTAGCTAAGCCTCTTATAATTCTAGAAGATGGAGATAATGTTGAGTTTATAAACTATAAATCCTTAACAGGAAAAGTTGCAGAAACAATTTTAAATGATTTCTTTAAGTTAAGAGAAGAAAATGAAGAACCGGAAACGAATCAAATGACCTCTTTTAAATGGGATGAACCAAGTGAAGATTTCTTTAAAGAAATGTTTGAAAAACATCCTGAAAAAAGAAAAAAAGAATAACAGTATTCCTAATCTCTTCACCTCAAAATTTTAAAAATGAAACCTTTCTAAATAATATAAATAATTGTAGTGAAACACTATCCTAAAAGACACAAAAATCATGTTTTAGAATCAAAGTCAGAAAAATTCTTTCTAGACCATTTACCAGAAGATTGGATTGCGGAAAAACCTGTAGATTATGGCATTGATTATAAAGTAGAGATTATAGTTGACGAAGAAGTAATCGGTCAAAACTTTTCCGTGCAACTTAAAGCGCATGCTAAGTTAAAAGAAGATGGTCTAATCTGTGTCAGCCTGGCTCGAAGTACAGTCAATTATTATCTAGCACGTCTCGAACCCATCTTAATCGTTTGCTATATCCCGGAAAACAACGAAGCCTACTACATGTGGTTTACAGAAAATTCAGTCGACCTCACTAAAGACCAGAAAACCCACTCTGTCAAATTTGATCCCAGCAAAAAAGTGAGCTCTCTGGATTGGGATGAAATAGCAGCATATGTCAACAGTATTTTCAGCAGGAGACATCTTCTTCATTCTTTTTCTTCCATCAATTTTTCACAGATGGGCATTGAAGAAAAAAATGCTTCAACCTACTATATTGATGGAAACTACGAAGCCGCCAATATGATCTTTAAAGAGCTAAATAAAAAGGAACCAAATGCCTACCTATTAACATCTATTGCAATGTGTCACTATGGACTTTATCAATATAAAGATGCACTCAAATATATAAATCAAGCACTGAATATCACAAGTTCAACCGACATATTACTCAACAAAGCTTCAATATTGTCCGAGTATGGGACAGAATCAAACAATAAGGCCATGATGTTGGAAGCACGTGATATTTTTAGTCAAGCAATTAAAAATAAAGAAGATTATCAACTTCATTACAACTACGCTACAACCTTAAGCTGGTTAGAAGAAAATGAATTATCTGAAGCTCATTTCAGAAAATCACTTAAACTTAATCCAAATTATGCAGAAGCATGGAAAAACTTGGCCGAAATTCTCCATAGACAAAAAAAATATTCTGAGGAAATAGATTGTTACGACAAAGCGTTAATGATCAAGCCGACAATGCCTGAAGCTTTAATGAGCAAAGGGATTGCATTAATAAGAGATCATAATGATTTTGAAAAAGGATTAGAATATCTACAAAAGACTGTACTTTCAGATCCAGATCTATTTTCGAAATTTCAAGAAGCCTACTTTTGGTTCGCATTTGCTTACATGAAGCTTGGTCAAAAAGATAAAGGATTAATTTATATAGAGAATGGTTTGAACCATTATCCAGGGCATCCATACTTACTCAATTTGAAAAGGGATTATCTCAAAGATAATTGGTCGCAGAGTGATGATCTGTGTTCCGAAACGATTGACTTTATGACTTACCGCCTTAAACTTGGACCCGGTGACATGATAGCTTTTGAAACTTTATGTAGAATATATCTGAAGAAAAAAAGGTCTTCTGATATTCTGCAGTTATTAAAGCAATATACTATTTTGTTCCACTTATCTGATGTAGAACGCTTTGATGACAAATATTTTGATATTGAACCATTTTTGGGATCTTTTTTTAATCATTACAATTATTATATTTTCAGAAAGGAAAATCCTATCCAGGACATAAACCGCTCTAATTCACCTCTATTCTTTTTTGAATACTGTGAGCTGATAGGCCTTAAAATATTTCATGAAGCAAAAGAATTCTTTATAAAAAATGCAGGAAATGAGAATTTTGAGGATCTACTTTTAAAACACTTATTTACACAAGCACTTCACTTGTATCCAAAAGCATCAACATACTACATTACAAGTAAAAATGATGATACAGAATCTTTCGGATCACAGTTAACTGAAGTGGTTTTTGTTTTAATGCCGAGGCTAGCATCCAAAGAGATTGCAAGGATTACAGGAAACATGGAGCTTAATGGCATGTTGAATAATAAAAAAATAGAATTAGCAATCTCAAAATTTGACGAAAAAGAATATAACCAAAGAATATCAATGGCGTGTATAGAAGCTATTCAAGCTCGGTATCATTTTTTCCCTGAAGAATAAAAAAATGTTTTTGATGACACTGCTGCTATATTAGATTGATGCTTATCCAATTTGTTTTTTTAGTTCTTCTTTACTTGGAAGAATAGCCTTATACTCTTTGGCGAAAATGGTATTGTTGTCTTCTGGTAGTGTGAATTCAATCACGGTTTTATTTTCTTCCTTACAGAGAATAATTCCTATTGTCGGGTTCTCTTCTTCCAGCTTCACTTTCCTATCGTAATAGTTGACATACATTTGCATTTGTCCAATATCCTGATGGGTCAGTTTACCTATCTTTAGATCAAACAACACAAAGCATCTAAGCAACCGGTTATAAAAAACCAGATCTACAAAAAAGCTGTCACCTTCGAAAGTAAACCTGCGCTGCCTTCCCTCAAATAAGAAACCTTTGCCTAATTCCAGCATAAAATGCTCCAGTTTATTAATGATCTCTGTTTCCAGATCACTTTCAGAATAGCGGTGATCCTGCTTCAAATCAAGGAACTCCAGAACGTAATGACTCTTGAGCAGGTCGGTCGGCTTTTCGACAATTTGACCTTTTTGAGCCAATTGTTTTATCCCTTCCTTGTCCTTGCTGAGAGCTATTCTTTCGTAGATCGCTGAGTTGTACTGTCTGGTAAGTTCTCTAACGCTCCAATGGTTTTGAGTCGCCTCTATTTCGTAAAAATTTCTCTCATTTTCATCGTCAATTTTCATCAGCTGAATATAATGGGACCAGGACAATGTAAATAAAGAATTACGAGACGGTGTTTCATAATTTGGATCCTCAACAGAAATACGAGACAGTGTTTCGTATTTTCCGGAAGCACTATTTATATTCTGAGAAATTCTCTTTTGGAATATTAAATAAAATTTCCTCATCCACTGAAGATTGTCGACAGAGTATCCTCTTCCGAATTCTTCTATCAGCTGTTTACTGAGATTTTTAAGCGTCTTTTTTGAATATTCGGCTCTATCTCTACCACTTTGTTCATCCTCAACAATAATTTCACCTATTTGAAAATAGGTCATTATCATCGTCATATTGATATTTCGGACGATCTTACTTTTGGCATTTTCAATTAAATGCTTAACAGAGCTATAAAGATTGGACGATAATGGATGCATAATTACAAATTTAGTATTATTTCTTTATTACAATCCACCAAGATATGGTGTGAATTATAATTTTGACGTACACCAAAGCGACTGGCTTCATTTGGCAGCCATCTGCTGTTGTGGGATCACAAAAGATAACTGTAGAAAAAATACACTTTTAATAATGTTCAGATTCAATTTGGATCTACTGAACTCATGCAAGTTAACGCAAAATCAATTAGAAATATATTGTTATTCTTCAATTTAAACTATAAGCATATTAAAGATCAAGCTCAAAGTAAAAAGCTTATCAATCAGAAATTCCTCTCAAAAATTCAATGCTCTTAATGCTGCCTCTCTGGGTTTTCAAAATTGCTATCAGAAATTCGATTGTATAAACTAATTGATCACACCATTAAAACTAATTTTTAATTTTCTTTACGGGAAACCATAATATGGCGCACAAAAAATTATTTACTTTTACAATTAACTTTCTTAATTTCACTAAAATCCATACTAATTTATTAAATTAGTTACAAAATAAAAACATAACCAACTTAATGATTGAGAAAAATATCAAAGAAGATTTTTTGGAGTTATTTTACAATGATCTTTGTAATGAAGCACTTGAGAATAACAATACACTCAATCTTTTTACGCTAAAAGTAAAAAATAATGCCTTTGCCTATGATGAACTGATAAGTGAATTAGGTAACAAACTTTGCTATTTCGCACTTTCACGAAACCAGATCAACCAATTAAAAAAGGATGACAAACTAAATGATTTAGTCAAGAAAGCAAAGTCAAAATTAAAGCATCACGCTGACAATGAAGGTGAATTAGGTGAAATCTTACTCTATTGTCTTCTTGAATCTCATCTTAACGCCCCGAAAATCTTAACAAAATTAGAATTAAAGACCAATTCAAACGATTACGTTAAAGGTGCCGATGGTGTTCATTTGCTAAAACTCAGTGACTCGGACTACCAACTCATTCTGGGCGAGTCAAAATTAAATTCTGATATTGGCAAGGGTATACACGAAGCCTTTGGGTCAATAGACAAACTTTTAAAATCAACATCAAAAATGGAATTTGAAATTGACCTAATCAACAGCGAGCTTGTGAAAGAGGCTTACGACGAGGATAGTTATGAGTTGTTAAAAAAAATTATTATTCCTAGCGCAAAAGAGGATGAAACCTATCTTGACTATTCTTTTGGAATTTTTTTAGGTTTTAATATAGAGATCAGTGCTGATGAAAGCAAATTAAGCAATAGTGATTTTAGAAGAAATATCAGGGAACGGATAAAACAAGATGTTATAAAGGCCAAAAACTCCTTAAACTTCCAGCTTAGGAAAAGTGGATATTCCGGATATACATTTTACATTTATGCCATACCTTTTTCAGACCTGAAAAATAAGAGAAAACACATAATAGAAAAAATTGTCGAATGAAACTTATTGATAAACTAACAGAAGACATTCTACAAGATAAATATTTCTGTAATCTGTTTAATAAATCCTTACAAATAACAGCTGAGCATATCTTTAAAAAGCAAACCAGATTAATTCTTACTAATAAGGAACTTAAAGATCTTTTGCGATTCGCCGACATTTTATCAAATTCTACCAATTCTATTTCAAGAAATAAAGCATACCAAATTATATCAGCCCTTAATCACGATTACAAAGATAATGAGATCTATAGAACAATTTCAAAAGCAATCTTTAGTAAATTAGGGAATTTTCCCGCAATAAATTACTTGGAAAGTAAAAACAATAATCTAGCAACCCTTCCCCTTTTTCGAGAGATAGAAGCAGAAACTAAAAAATTGATTCAAGTGGCTCCTGATGGCAATGGTATGATCTTTACAGACACTCAATTTGAATTATTCAACAAACTCTCCAATAGTCAAGAATTCAGCTTCTCCGGTCCCACATCAATGGGTAAGTCTTTCATTATAAAATCATTTATAAAAAAGGTAATTAAAAATACCCCGCCGGAAAATATTGTAATTATTGTCCCAACACGTGCGCTGATCAATCAATTTTTCGTTGATCTTAAATTGGAACTCGATGAGTTATTGGAAATTTACAAATACAAGATTTTTATAAATTCTAATGTTACAGATATTCTAACAGAAGAAAAATTTAATTATATATTCATATTAACACCGGAAAGATTATTAAGTTACCTATCACAGGATACAAATCCTTCCATAGGATTTGTATTTGTTGATGAAGCACATAAACTAGCGAACGAGAAAGACTCCAGAAGTATTACAACATATTCTGCAATTGAAAAGGCTCAAAGAAAATATGGTAATATAAAATTATATTTTTCTTCACCTAATGTTTCAAATCCTGAAATATTTTTAAAGCTATTTAACAGAGATTTTAAAAATTCTTTTAGAACTGATGAATCTCCAGTTTCTCAAAACATTTATTATGTTAACCTTATTAATCAAGAAGTAGAGGCCCATACAAACAATTCTATAATTAAATTAGATAACATTCTAAATCCAAACAATGACTATAATCTTATAAAGTTTATAAAATTTATTGGAACCGGTAAGAATAATCTCGTTTATTGCTATTCGAAAAGAAACGTTTTGGAAAAAGCTACCGAATTGTCTAAATCGCTAAAGAAAATTGACCAAACTTCTCTTATTGAAAAAGCCATTAAGAATATCAAGGACTATATTCATCCTGAATATTTCTTAGTCGATTTTATTGAAAAAGGAATTGCCTATCATCATGGTAAGTTGCCTCAACTAATTCGCAATTTAATTGAAGAACTCTACCAAAAAGAAGAAATAAGATATGTATTTTGCACTTCTACATTGCTGGAAGGCGTCAACATGCCAACACAGAATATCTTTATCATCGACAATAGAAGTGGATCTCGGACGATTTTATCTCCAATTGATTTCTGGAATCTTTCAGGTAGAGCAGGAAGATTGACAAGGGAGCTTGAAGGTAATATATTCTGTGTACAACATGATTCTTTCAAATGGGATAATACAGATCTACTTCAAAAAAAGGAAATTACCCTACAACCGACAATTCTTACAAAAATTGATAGAAATCTTCAAAAGATAGAAAAGGCGCTAAAAAATGAAGAGATAAAGACAGGCTCAGAAACCGAAAAAGAAATATTAAAATATATAGCCAACATCATCAAAGTTGATACGTTAGAAACTGATGCCAACTACAAAAGTCCTATAATTGATAAGCTTATCGAAAAGAATAAGCAAAAGATTATTGATTTAGCAAGAGCGGGAGTGATGAATTACGATATTCCAAAATCAATTTTAAAATTCCATCAAACCATAAATTTTGACATTCAGGAGAAGATTTATAAGGCTGTTCAAAAATCAAGAAAAAGTATCTTGCCAACAGGAAATGATATTAATTACGAAAGTATTTTAAATGTTCTCGAAAATTTCCATAATTTATATGCTTGGGATAAGACTGAAAAGAAATTGTCCAATAAAAACAGTCTCAAATATTACGCAGTTCTCATGAACCAATGGGTAAAAGGCTTTCCATTAAGCCAAATTATTAGCCAGGCAATTGACTATAATCATGACACATCTCAAAAGATCGAAGTTAACTTTAGAGAATTTGAAACTTTTAAAAAATCTAACAGAAGACATATTAATATTCTTATAGAAAAGATCATTGATGATATTGAATATGTTCTAAGATTTTTATTAGAAAAATATTTTAATCATTACTATCAAATTTTGTTCAATATTGTGGGAGAGCAAAAAGCAGGTGAGAATTGGGCTACTTTATTGGAATATGGTACGCAAATCCCTCAAGTAATAGCACTTCAAAACATAGGTCTTACAAGAAATACTGCGATCAAGATTTTTAGAGATCATCGAAAGACTTTAGTTTTAAGAGAAAACAAATTGATAGGTGTTGATAAAGCTGAACTTTTAAAGCAGTTCAGAAGGTCATCTTTAGAGTACGATGAAATTAAGAGATCTCTTTAGGCTATATCCAAAATAAAGCTTCAGAAATTATAATCGATTTTCGCATGTTACCAAAAATTTCCAGCTTTTAAAAAATTGGAACGTTCTTTCACATTAATACTCAATAACTTTTGTAAGATCATAAATGTCATAAAAAAGTTGTTCTTGAAAGCCGTCCGTATAGGCTTTCATATATAAATCTAAAACCTTTTTTTCGTCTTCCTCCAAGCTACTAAGATCCGTATTTTCCAACCGTTCTTTTGTCTGTTCTTTATTAAGTCCTGGCAGAAATTGAGAATCGGACAGTTGAAAAGAAGTTCCCGTCACGGAAGTCCTATATACCCGTCTTACTGATAGCCAAATATAATGGAGTAATTTTTTATCATTTTCTATTAGCTTTGCAAACTCGGTACTAAATAAATCGGGATGATATTTTTCAATTAAAGGTAAAATCATTGTTAACTGATCATCGTTCAAAATCGTATCATCCTTTATATATCCTTTAAACAGAAATAAAACTGAGTCCTTCTGAAATTGTAATATCTCATCGAAAAAAACCTTATCATTTTCTTCAATCCCTGTATGTAAGGTATTCCAAAGATAGTTATATGTTGATTTACCTTCATCGCCTTTGATTTTCACCAACAATACAGTGTCAGTCAAATAATAATCTACAAAAGTGAAACTACCGTTTTTCGAACGTAGCCTATCCAAAATAATATTTCGCTTTTCTTCAATGCCATTAACTTTTTCCAGCAGCTTGTGGCAAAAATTAATTAGAAAGTTAAAGTCAGATCCAAAGCCGAAATAGCTGTTTCTCGAATATTCAGATCTTTCACAAACATTCAAAGCTGAGGTAAAAATAGCTTTTATCTTTTCTATTTCAACTTCATGACATTTTAATTCTACCCAACGAAGAAATTTAACCAAGTTATTCTTCTCATTTATTTGCTCTATAATTATTTCTTTTTGTTCGATCGAAGAATCATTTATGAATTGATCAAAGATTTTTTCCGGAATATCAAAATCTCCTAGCTGCAGATTAAAATAGCGATCAAAAAAATGTTTATTAGCAGCACGTCTGCTTTTAATCAATTGCTCTTCGTCCATATTTTGATGGAAACCGAAATCACGAATGTCAAAAAGCTCTAATAAAACTGTTTTCGTTAGAGCATCGAATATTGTTGCATTTATTATGGTTTCTTTTTCTGCAGGCTGAATACCAAATGTATTGTTAGAATTATCTTTTTTTGCAATTAACTCTTCTTTATAATTGAGAATGTATTCGTACGCATCAAAATTAAAAATTCTTAAGGCTTCAATTCTTAAGAAGTCAAAAAGGTTAAGATCAGTATAAACAGACGATAATCTTAATTTTAGACTATTTGTAAACCTATATACATCTCTCAATGATGTAAAATATTTTACAAAACTTTGTTCTTTTATAGATTCTATTTCTTTTTCAAGAAGATTTTTTAAGTCTCCAGCAGGGAATAAATTTAATAATGTATCTCCTAATATTCGGGCAATTGTATCTCTTGAAATATTAGGTATGGTATAATCTACTTGCACAATTTTATCAATGTACCTATTACCATTTTCGCCGAACTGTTTAGTCAGCGCTTGAGTTACTACTCTTTGATCATATGCAAGTAAAAAAATGGTGTTTGCAAAATTACCATTTAGTTTTACGAGTTGAAAAATATCTGTAATTTCACTAGGAGTCAGGCGATCAATATCATCTATAGTGATGTATAGTTTTACTTTGGATTCAATAAGTAATTTGTCAATTTCCTGTTTTAGTTCAGTAATATCTTTTTCCTTATTTACACCGTCCAGAAAATCCTTAACATCTTTTACAGCCTCACTGGTTCCTCCGTGAAGGTATTTAAGCCAAGTCAGATGTCCTAAAAATTCTGAAAGCTTTTCAGATAAATCTTTAAGTTTCGTTTGATTAGTTTTAAATTTTGTTAACAATTCTTTTAGAAATATATTCTGTAATTCCTTTTGCCCAGTAAACATCCAAGGATTAAATCTTAAAACAATAATATCTTGCTCTTGGCCCTTAGATAATTTTTCTATTTCACCAACTATAAAATTAACCAATGTGGATTTTCCAGATCCCCAGTTTCCACTTAGTCCAATGACTATACTTTCGTTATTATCTTTAAAGGAATTAACTAATCCAGATGCAATTTCGGTAGCAAAAGCTGTCCTTCCAAGTTTGTCATTTGCAGGGTCGTTAATAGGCTGATCGGTATTTATCATTTATTTTTCTTGTAGCATAAAAATAGACATTTAATAAAATCCACCAAAGTTATCCACTTAAATTTTATATTAAATATGTGTGGTAAAGCTCAATAACTATTCTCAAAATAAACCGGTAAAAAGGCAGCTAAGGTATAGCGGCCAGCCTACTCTTCTTCCAGCCAAAAGACTACGGCATAAACGGTTTGCTCCCTAAAGGTACCCTCCAATTATTCCGTTTCCTTTTGGCTTTTCCCCTTGCCCGCTAAGATTATCTGCTTTCTTTTTTCCGGTTTTTCTTTTGAAAAAAATTCAGCGAAGCCTGAAAGGCTTTCAGAGAAAGGACGGAGAAGAGATTGAGAACAGATCAAAATATACAATCTTTAAAACCTACGGTTATGAACATTATCGGAAGACTGACAAGGGATGCGGAAGTGCGCAACTTGCCAAATGAAAAACAGGTAGTTAATTTTTCAATTGCTACGAATAACAATTATCGCAACAAACAGGGCGAACGGATCGAACAGACCACGTATTTCGAATGCGCCTATTGGATATCTCCAAAAGTGGCGGACTTTTTAACAAAAGGAACTTTGGTAGAATTAAGCGGAAGAGCCTACACCTCTGCATGGTTAGGAAAAGATGGAGAACCCCATGCAGGTCTGAATTTCCACACCTCACAGATTAAAGTTCATAGCAGTAGTAAACGAACTGAAAACAAGTTTACTGAATCGAATAAAAAAGATAAGAAGGAAATTTCTAATTCTAATTCCAACGACAGCGAAAAAGATGATGACCTACCATTTTAAAATCATCAAACAGAATTCTTTAACAATTAAATATTAACATCATGGCACATAATTTAAATTTTAACAACAGAACAGGAAAATATTCATTTTTCAGCGTAAAGGAAAAAGCATGGCACAACTTGGGGCAGATCGTACAGGAATACCCGACAAGTGAAGAAGCCATCAAATTTGCAGGACTTGACTACGAGGTCGAAAAATCTCCCCTATTTTCAAAAGGTGCAGGCATTACCGAAAATACCAACGGAATAGAAATGATCGATTCAGAATTGGAAGTTCCCAACTACTTTGCCAATATCCGCACCGATAATAACACCGTTTTAGGCGTAGTCGGAAAAGATTACCATATTGTACAAAACCGTGAAGCCTTTTCATTTTTTGATGCTATTGTAGGCGGTGGAGATGGAATCTTATACGAGACTGCAGGAGCGTTGGGAAATGGAGAACGCATTTTTATCACGGCTAAATTACCCGATTATATCCGTGTTGGCAACGGTGACGATATTACAGAAAAATATATTTTCCTAACCACCTCCCACGATGGGAGCGGAAGCATCACCGCCGCATTTACCCCTGTTCGCATTGTCTGTCAAAATACTTTAAACGCTTCACTAAAAAATATGAGCAATGTGGTGCGGATCAGACATACCGCAGGAGCAAAACAGCGTCTGGACAATGCCCACAAGGTCGTGGGATTAGCGAATATATTGAGCAATGAATTGGAAAGCACGTTTAATCACTGGGCAAATATAAAGGTCGGTGATGATGAAATGAAAAAATTGATCCAATTGGCACTCTGCCCCAATAAAGAAACCTTAAACCATCTACAAAAAGGAAATTTTGATGATCTCTCAACTGTTTTTAAAAATACCGTTGATGATGCTTTTGCCTATGCGATGATGAGCGACACCCAACAGATGGAAACAATAAAAGGGACGTTGTTCGGAGCATATAACGCAGTGACAGGATATTATCAGAATGTCAAAACATACAAAGATGATGAAGCCAAATTACAGTCCATTGTTCTGGGT
Coding sequences within it:
- a CDS encoding DEAD/DEAH box helicase, encoding MKLIDKLTEDILQDKYFCNLFNKSLQITAEHIFKKQTRLILTNKELKDLLRFADILSNSTNSISRNKAYQIISALNHDYKDNEIYRTISKAIFSKLGNFPAINYLESKNNNLATLPLFREIEAETKKLIQVAPDGNGMIFTDTQFELFNKLSNSQEFSFSGPTSMGKSFIIKSFIKKVIKNTPPENIVIIVPTRALINQFFVDLKLELDELLEIYKYKIFINSNVTDILTEEKFNYIFILTPERLLSYLSQDTNPSIGFVFVDEAHKLANEKDSRSITTYSAIEKAQRKYGNIKLYFSSPNVSNPEIFLKLFNRDFKNSFRTDESPVSQNIYYVNLINQEVEAHTNNSIIKLDNILNPNNDYNLIKFIKFIGTGKNNLVYCYSKRNVLEKATELSKSLKKIDQTSLIEKAIKNIKDYIHPEYFLVDFIEKGIAYHHGKLPQLIRNLIEELYQKEEIRYVFCTSTLLEGVNMPTQNIFIIDNRSGSRTILSPIDFWNLSGRAGRLTRELEGNIFCVQHDSFKWDNTDLLQKKEITLQPTILTKIDRNLQKIEKALKNEEIKTGSETEKEILKYIANIIKVDTLETDANYKSPIIDKLIEKNKQKIIDLARAGVMNYDIPKSILKFHQTINFDIQEKIYKAVQKSRKSILPTGNDINYESILNVLENFHNLYAWDKTEKKLSNKNSLKYYAVLMNQWVKGFPLSQIISQAIDYNHDTSQKIEVNFREFETFKKSNRRHINILIEKIIDDIEYVLRFLLEKYFNHYYQILFNIVGEQKAGENWATLLEYGTQIPQVIALQNIGLTRNTAIKIFRDHRKTLVLRENKLIGVDKAELLKQFRRSSLEYDEIKRSL
- a CDS encoding KAP family P-loop NTPase fold protein, with product MINTDQPINDPANDKLGRTAFATEIASGLVNSFKDNNESIVIGLSGNWGSGKSTLVNFIVGEIEKLSKGQEQDIIVLRFNPWMFTGQKELQNIFLKELLTKFKTNQTKLKDLSEKLSEFLGHLTWLKYLHGGTSEAVKDVKDFLDGVNKEKDITELKQEIDKLLIESKVKLYITIDDIDRLTPSEITDIFQLVKLNGNFANTIFLLAYDQRVVTQALTKQFGENGNRYIDKIVQVDYTIPNISRDTIARILGDTLLNLFPAGDLKNLLEKEIESIKEQSFVKYFTSLRDVYRFTNSLKLRLSSVYTDLNLFDFLRIEALRIFNFDAYEYILNYKEELIAKKDNSNNTFGIQPAEKETIINATIFDALTKTVLLELFDIRDFGFHQNMDEEQLIKSRRAANKHFFDRYFNLQLGDFDIPEKIFDQFINDSSIEQKEIIIEQINEKNNLVKFLRWVELKCHEVEIEKIKAIFTSALNVCERSEYSRNSYFGFGSDFNFLINFCHKLLEKVNGIEEKRNIILDRLRSKNGSFTFVDYYLTDTVLLVKIKGDEGKSTYNYLWNTLHTGIEENDKVFFDEILQFQKDSVLFLFKGYIKDDTILNDDQLTMILPLIEKYHPDLFSTEFAKLIENDKKLLHYIWLSVRRVYRTSVTGTSFQLSDSQFLPGLNKEQTKERLENTDLSSLEEDEKKVLDLYMKAYTDGFQEQLFYDIYDLTKVIEY
- a CDS encoding single-stranded DNA-binding protein; the protein is MNIIGRLTRDAEVRNLPNEKQVVNFSIATNNNYRNKQGERIEQTTYFECAYWISPKVADFLTKGTLVELSGRAYTSAWLGKDGEPHAGLNFHTSQIKVHSSSKRTENKFTESNKKDKKEISNSNSNDSEKDDDLPF
- a CDS encoding DUF932 domain-containing protein — its product is MAHNLNFNNRTGKYSFFSVKEKAWHNLGQIVQEYPTSEEAIKFAGLDYEVEKSPLFSKGAGITENTNGIEMIDSELEVPNYFANIRTDNNTVLGVVGKDYHIVQNREAFSFFDAIVGGGDGILYETAGALGNGERIFITAKLPDYIRVGNGDDITEKYIFLTTSHDGSGSITAAFTPVRIVCQNTLNASLKNMSNVVRIRHTAGAKQRLDNAHKVVGLANILSNELESTFNHWANIKVGDDEMKKLIQLALCPNKETLNHLQKGNFDDLSTVFKNTVDDAFAYAMMSDTQQMETIKGTLFGAYNAVTGYYQNVKTYKDDEAKLQSIVLGGTAQLKSQKAFELCENFARSGAETLIMN